One window of Watersipora subatra chromosome 3, tzWatSuba1.1, whole genome shotgun sequence genomic DNA carries:
- the LOC137390630 gene encoding sortilin-related receptor-like: protein MDSKLCDGIVDCLNGSDETVTRCNCSGGIECSLTDRCLPSAAECDGDNQCGDSRDWTDECFCDYGDYQVQYCNNTGRCLAPWQICDGVDDCGDMSDETSCPSVVMNCEYFSGFKYACDTFSDKNDRCIDLSLVCDLEGDDDCIDGSDETICNNNCSAGEIRCATRTSTLPGRPICIPEGMWCDGTAQCLDHSDENYLQCQGVCIKNGGVEPWRCQSAVDNDKYICINSTNSCNNNTDCAEQEDELCCATNELACFVDFKCIEAEKICDGVVNCTDGSDEVCAPCGSARFRCSNSRCIHLISYCNGRNDCGDNSDEPVDCKPLKECTSGDYRCSSGGCIDNAQECDGVNDCSDGSDEANCADADSSSTPDKDSGNTSTTNKPKQNNWKWGGPLLGIAILAVILLAAGVVIYKLKKGNKVKNDEQFDLVERFVTLLLDEYESCARSSTISGEQAE, encoded by the exons ATGGACTCCAAACTATGTGATGGTATAGTGGATTGCTTAAATGGCAGCGACGAAACGGTGACACGTTGCAATTGTTCCGGCGGTATAGAATGCTCTTTAACTGACCGCTGCTTACCTTCTGCTGCCGAATGCGACGGTGATAATCAATGCGGAGATTCCAGAGATTGGACAGACGAGTGTTTCTGTGATTATGGAGACTATCAAGTACAGTATTGTAATAACACTGGTAGATGTCTGGCACCTTGGCAGATCTGTGATGGAGTCGATGATTGTGGAGACATGAGTGATGAAACTTCCTGTCCATCTGTCGTGATGAACTGCGAATATTTTTCCGGTTTTAAATATGCCTGTGACACATTTAGTGATAAAAATGACAGATGTATCGACTTATCCTTGGTCTGTGATCTTGAAGGTGATGATGACTGTATTGACGGGTCAGATGAAACCATCTGTAATAATAATTGCTCTGCTGGAGAAATAAG GTGCGCGACAAGAACCAGTACACTACCAGGTAGACCTATCTGTATTCCTGAAGGCATGTGGTGTGATGGAACTGCCCAGTGCCTAGATCATAGTGATGAGAACTATCTCCAGTGTCAAG GGGTCTGCATTAAAAATGGTGGAGTTGAACCATGGCGATGCCAGTCAGCAGTTGATAATGACAAATATATCTGCATCAACTCGACTAACTCCTGCAATAACAACACTGATTGTGCTGAACAAGAAGATGAATTATGCTGTGCTACTAATGAACTTGCGTGTTTTGTCGACTTCAAGTGTATCGAAGCTGAAAAGATCTGTGATGGTGTGGTTAATTGTACTGACGGTAGTGATGAAGTTTGTGCCCCGTGTGGTTCAGCTCGTTTCAGATGTAGCAATAGTCGATGTATTCATCTAATATCATACTGCAATGGTAGAAATGACTGTGGTGACAATAGCGATGAACCTGTGGATTGCAAACCCCTGAAAGAATGCACATCTGGTGACTACAG ATGCTCATCTGGTGGATGTATTGACAATGCACAGGAATGTGATGGTGTCAACGACTGCAGTGATGGATCAGATGAAGCCAACTGTGCCG aTGCAGACAGTTCTTCCACTCCAGATAAAGATTCAG GAAATACCTCGACTACCAACAAACCTAAACAGAATAACTGGAAATGGGGTGGACCACTCTTAGGaattgcaatattagcagtGATTCTTCTTGCTGCCGGAGTAGTAATATACA AGCTCAAGAAGGGCAATAAAGTGAAGAATGACGAACAGTTTGATCT